Proteins encoded together in one bacterium BMS3Abin11 window:
- the hepA gene encoding heterocyst differentiation ATP-binding protein HepA, whose amino-acid sequence MPQPPSTFHLFSQFLKSFLHFAGLRAAWAAGLLFTAGLLQGIGLLMLIPLLGLTGFISTDTKPDKIVTTLQGFFDSLGLNYSLTTVLFIFFLVLTAEALFNRYRSILLNNLQLDFTDHLRNRLYRAIGHASWQFHSHHHSADSVHLLDEVVSDIGQGTYSVLQLFVVISYAIVFLLVSLQISPVMTVLIMITGLLFYGLVIPINRRVFRHGQRAVEASRTLYRTMADFFAGLKLAKSYNRTQNHIEEFITNTRKLRSEQKALMSSSASAQMWLRIFTVALLSLFVYLALKVFGMSADRLILLIILANRLYQALSNGQNYWQYMLRMLPAYETYVQAADKFNQHAEIISSKGKTVPPLQHKITLQSVSFYYTDKQQATLDDISISIPAKKTTAIIGPSGAGKTTLADILMGILTPDEGKLFIDETELEPGILPAWREHVAYVPQEVYLFDGSIRSNLNWACQQDKEEEDLWAALEAAAAADFIRQLPDGLDSLVGERGLRLSGGERQRIALARAILRKPDVLILDEATSALDTENERRIQEAIGSLHGNLTIILIAHRQSTLRQADHAIELDKGAIRLKTKVNQPTP is encoded by the coding sequence ATGCCCCAACCCCCTTCAACATTTCATCTCTTCTCCCAATTCCTGAAAAGCTTCCTGCATTTTGCCGGGCTGCGTGCAGCCTGGGCTGCTGGACTACTATTCACTGCAGGGCTGTTGCAGGGTATCGGCCTGCTAATGCTGATTCCCCTGCTTGGTCTCACCGGTTTTATCAGTACCGATACAAAACCAGATAAAATCGTCACCACGCTGCAAGGCTTTTTCGATTCACTGGGTCTGAATTACAGCCTGACAACGGTACTGTTCATCTTCTTCCTGGTACTGACTGCAGAAGCCCTGTTCAATCGTTACCGCAGTATTTTGCTAAACAATTTACAGCTGGATTTCACCGACCACCTAAGAAATCGTCTTTACCGCGCCATCGGCCATGCAAGCTGGCAATTTCACAGCCATCATCACTCCGCCGACTCGGTTCACCTGCTCGATGAAGTTGTCAGTGATATCGGTCAGGGTACTTACAGCGTACTACAGCTATTTGTCGTAATTTCCTATGCAATAGTTTTTCTGCTGGTTTCACTACAGATATCACCTGTAATGACTGTGCTGATAATGATCACTGGGTTATTGTTTTACGGCCTGGTAATACCGATAAACCGCCGGGTATTCCGACATGGCCAACGAGCTGTTGAAGCAAGCAGGACTCTCTACCGTACCATGGCCGATTTTTTTGCCGGACTGAAGCTGGCCAAAAGCTATAACCGCACACAAAACCATATAGAGGAATTCATCACCAACACCCGCAAACTTCGCAGCGAACAAAAAGCACTGATGTCCTCATCCGCTTCGGCACAAATGTGGCTGCGCATATTTACTGTCGCATTGCTCAGTCTCTTCGTCTACCTTGCCCTGAAAGTCTTCGGCATGAGTGCGGACCGCCTGATACTGCTAATCATCCTGGCCAACCGCCTCTACCAGGCACTGTCCAACGGACAAAACTACTGGCAGTATATGCTGCGAATGCTGCCGGCCTATGAGACCTATGTCCAGGCCGCCGATAAATTCAACCAGCATGCTGAGATAATTTCCAGTAAAGGCAAGACAGTTCCCCCACTGCAGCATAAAATAACACTACAGTCGGTCAGCTTCTATTACACGGATAAACAACAAGCGACGCTTGACGATATAAGCATCTCAATCCCGGCGAAAAAAACAACTGCCATCATCGGCCCATCCGGAGCCGGTAAAACCACACTGGCAGATATACTGATGGGCATACTGACCCCTGATGAAGGAAAACTGTTTATTGACGAGACTGAACTTGAGCCCGGAATACTACCGGCATGGCGCGAACATGTCGCCTATGTGCCACAGGAGGTCTACCTGTTTGATGGCAGTATACGTTCCAACCTGAACTGGGCCTGTCAGCAGGATAAAGAAGAAGAGGATTTGTGGGCAGCACTGGAGGCAGCGGCCGCGGCGGACTTCATCCGGCAATTACCCGATGGCCTTGATAGCCTCGTTGGCGAACGTGGTCTGCGTCTGTCGGGTGGAGAACGCCAGCGCATCGCCCTGGCCCGTGCCATCCTGAGAAAGCCAGATGTACTGATCCTCGATGAAGCGACCAGTGCACTGGATACGGAAAATGAACGCAGAATACAGGAGGCTATCGGCAGCCTGCATGGTAACCTGACAATCATCCTCATCGCTCACCGACAAAGCACTTTACGGCAGGCGGATCATGCGATTGAACTGGATAAGGGGGCGATCAGATTAAAAACGAAGGTTAATCAACCCACCCCCTAA
- a CDS encoding O-Antigen ligase yields the protein MNYLFYTLLALFAVLPLPRGSTFDWSWMLMSMVVYVMAAVWLLQYRQGKVSFTRAFKAARFVLLFFIFWLGWNLLQIIPLPMGLLERIAPLSAEMYRLVTPDIASAPISVDVNATREQLITGLAYVLIFTLVLLLVDSMKRLRVFTLWLVVLGVLQAVIASLALFGSQEIYYGSSSAQGTFANRNQLAGFLELNLAIGIGLLLSSMSEYGSRSWRERIRGWAQSLLSRKVRIRIYLAIMVITLVLTHSRMGNTAFFSSMTLAGILALLLMKHSPRPVVILLTSLVIIDILIVSQWFGLDQLQQRFENMKKEEVSLDMRTNTLNRLNTSMQTRALHKDASLTGTGAGTFFVIFPAYQNIWQPGYYQHAHNDYLEFMSDTGWIGILLLAAIVIITFAAAIRAMRKRRHPLMRGMAFSSVMGIISLMIHSTTDFNFHIPANAALFMVILALGWIAFAMPVERHGRTSDQNRKSLF from the coding sequence ATGAATTATCTCTTCTACACATTACTGGCTTTGTTCGCAGTTCTTCCACTGCCACGTGGATCGACTTTCGACTGGTCGTGGATGCTGATGTCGATGGTGGTTTATGTGATGGCAGCGGTCTGGCTGCTGCAGTATCGGCAGGGTAAGGTGAGTTTCACGAGGGCCTTTAAAGCGGCGCGTTTTGTGCTGCTTTTTTTTATCTTCTGGCTGGGATGGAATTTACTTCAGATTATTCCGTTGCCAATGGGACTGCTTGAGAGGATTGCACCGTTATCGGCTGAGATGTATCGGCTAGTTACGCCGGATATTGCTTCTGCACCGATTTCGGTTGATGTCAATGCGACGCGTGAGCAACTCATCACCGGGCTGGCTTATGTATTGATTTTTACGTTAGTGTTGTTGCTGGTGGATAGTATGAAACGTTTGCGCGTATTCACTTTATGGCTGGTTGTTCTCGGCGTGCTGCAGGCGGTCATTGCCAGCCTGGCTCTGTTCGGTAGTCAGGAAATTTACTACGGGTCTTCATCAGCACAAGGGACCTTTGCCAACCGCAATCAGCTGGCGGGTTTTCTTGAGTTGAATCTCGCCATTGGTATAGGCCTGTTGCTGTCGAGCATGTCCGAGTATGGTAGTCGTTCCTGGCGTGAGCGAATTCGTGGCTGGGCGCAGTCTCTGTTGAGCCGTAAGGTGAGAATACGTATTTACCTGGCGATAATGGTCATTACCCTGGTTTTGACGCATTCTCGCATGGGTAACACAGCCTTTTTCTCCAGTATGACCCTCGCCGGGATCCTTGCATTGCTATTGATGAAGCACTCTCCCCGTCCGGTGGTGATCCTGCTTACCAGCCTGGTCATTATCGATATCCTTATTGTCAGTCAGTGGTTTGGGCTTGATCAATTGCAGCAGCGTTTTGAAAATATGAAGAAAGAGGAGGTATCACTGGATATGCGTACAAATACCTTGAACCGTCTAAACACCAGCATGCAGACTCGTGCCCTGCATAAGGATGCATCACTGACCGGAACAGGTGCCGGAACCTTCTTTGTTATTTTTCCTGCGTACCAGAATATCTGGCAACCGGGTTATTACCAGCATGCCCATAATGATTACCTGGAGTTTATGTCTGATACCGGCTGGATAGGCATCCTGCTACTGGCGGCAATCGTTATCATTACATTTGCCGCCGCCATACGTGCTATGCGAAAACGACGGCATCCTTTGATGCGCGGCATGGCTTTCTCTTCTGTGATGGGGATTATTTCATTAATGATCCATAGTACGACAGATTTTAATTTCCATATCCCGGCAAATGCGGCCTTGTTTATGGTGATCCTGGCGCTGGGCTGGATTGCATTTGCTATGCCTGTTGAACGGCATGGGCGGACTTCAGATCAAAACCGTAAATCGTTATTTTAA